DNA from Rosa rugosa chromosome 6, drRosRugo1.1, whole genome shotgun sequence:
GGATCAGCAAGTGTCTCTCGTACTGCGGCTAGAACCACCACTCGGAGAAAGGCCGTCAATGAAGAGCCAGAGAGCTCACAGCCATTGACTCGCACTACTAGGCGTGCTGCAACGAAGAAGACTGTTGTTGAAGAGGTGGACCAGGAAAAGACTGAGGTTCCACCTAAGACTCCTGCTGCTCCAAGCACCAGGAGGAGGGCTCCAGCGGCTTCAGCTCGCCAGAAGACGGAGACCCTAACTGAAACAACTTCTGTGCAGCGCGCTTATAGCACCCGGCGATCAGTGAGGTTGTTGGGGAAGACCATGGCTAACATGAGCCTGGATAAGGATAACACTATGACTTCTAGCATTGATGAACTTTCTGCAGATACCATGGATTGCTCAGAGCAATCTGAGAGCTCAGTTGTTAAGGGTAAGTCCGGTTGACATTCCTTTGATGAGTTACTACTGATTATGATTATCAAGTTGTGTAGACTAGCTGAGTTTGGATATGGTTTGGTTAAAATATCAAGTTGTGTAGACTAGCCCAAATTTACTAAATTTGTTGTTTCTTAGATGGCATGTGGAGCCAAATTATTGTTCTCTTACATGAATTACGTATGGTATGGAACAGGATCTGATACGCAAACAGTATCTGAGGGGACCTCAAATGGACTTGATGCTTCTGAAGTTTCGTCGGAGCTAAAATCAAATGGACAAGTTGTGGATGAAAGTCTGTTGAAAGAGAGCAGGATGGATGTGACTGAAGATGGTTCAATGCAGAAATCAGGAATGGAATCTGAGATGTCTGCACCAAAGTCAGCTTCAGATGTCATTATGATTTCAGAGGTTATGGGTGAATCTAATGAAGAGAGCTCAGCTGAGGATAAGGGTAAGTTCAATTGGAGTTTGTTTCTTATTGTGACCAAGATGCTTCTGCTTATTCATTAAACTTTAATTTGTTTCCTTTCATTGAACTTCTTTGAATCTCATCGAGTTTGCTTACTGCAGAACCTCATTGTGAAGGAGCACAAGATTTGGTAGTTGCCAAAGATTCTGATCATGTTGCGGCTGTTCAATCTGCGCTGCCACAAGAAGTAAACGAACCTCCAAGTGCTGTGAAAACTGTTGAGCCCACTTCATTGACTCTGAGTTCAACTCCTACCAAGAGCCCGGCAAGCAAGAGTTCTGATGTGAATGTGGCTGCCACTGTAATAGAGCCTAAAGAAGCTCCCAAGGCTGAAGCATTGGGTGATTACAGTGGaaaatttgattttgaatcaggtTCCAGCACGGAAGGAGATTCTGAGGATGAGGGCACTGAAGATGAGGCAGTGGCTGAAGCTTCATATGAGCTTCAGGATAACATGAATGATACGAGGGAAGCAAATGAAGAGGAAGATTCTGATTATGAAAGCACTGAAGGAGAATCTAGTGAAGAGGAAGACTCTGATGATGACATCACCGAAGAAGAATCTAGTGAGGATGAGGCTGTTGCTGATAAACCAGAAAAGCAAAGTGCTCAGAAGAGCTTGATTGTTGAAAATGCTGGTGCTAATATGAGTGAAGCAGCAGAAGTTGCCAAGGCAGAAGTCTTTGCCACGATGACTAAGACATTCTCACCTTTGCCGGTTAACCTTGCAACTCAGTTTCCTCGTCCAACTTCAGCAAAGTCTTCAGGCAAAAAGCGACCAGAAATTGCAATGTACATCTCCGATGACAATGAGGAAAGCTTGGACACTAGCACTGAGATGGACAAGGACGAGGACCTCGagggagttgagatgaagaagaaagatgagGTCATTGCTGAGAAGGAGAGTGTGAAGGAATTTGAGGCTAAGAGTCTAAGGCAGCTGAAGAAGCTGCTGAAAAAACAACTGAACATCGGGGACAGTAAGGACACCAAGGTGGCAGAGAAGCCAAGAATTGCCCTGAGCGAAGTACCAGAGAACCAAATGGCTGTCAAGGAAAACTGAATACAGAGAGTAATAGCTTTTGTTGAAAGGGTGAGCTTCAAGGTATTGGGGGTTCAAACCTGGGTTTGCCCTGCTTAGATTTTCTTgttgttctttcttttcatgTTCAAATGGGCAAGTCTTTCGACATTGTTCAATTTCAGTCATAATGGTGGCAAGCTACTTGAGTAATAATGTAGTAAGTTCACTGATGGTGGCTTGGAAGTTGTTATACATGTCAATTTTGCTTATTGATAATACTATCAAATTTTACACATCAGAGagagagctctctctctctctctatctatatatatatatatatatatatatatatatatatatatatatatatatatatagcttaaTAGAATAATAGGTAACAATTTAATTTCTGGAATATTACAGGTCAAACCTGGATATAACAGACTAAATGCAACATGAAAAGCATTCTCTATGTGCCTCTTTTGGTAGTAAATGTAGGCAAACTTTGAAATGCATTCCTTTACCAATAGTCCTTGAAAAAACGCATACTTTGACAATCTTAAATACCAAGGGAGCATTTTTCAAAAGCACACTCTTAACTAAAAGTTGGCACACTCTCATCATCTGGTAATACAATAATGATACCGGTAGCCATTCCTGCAGAGCTTTAAGGGCATATACAGCAGCGGTTGTGAGGATGACGAAGCGATTCTTTCCTGCACAAACACGCAATGTACCATTCTATGGTCTCACCAATCTTCGTTTATTGCCTTCTCCTTCTCGGCTCGACCACTATCACGACGAGGACTATGCTCCTCCTTTCTATCTCTACTTTTAAGTACTCTTCAGTCGTCCTAAGTTTCAAGAATTGCAGAGGCCGCCCAGCTAAAGTCATTGGTTAAAGTATCTGTAATAGATATATTCAGATATATGTAATATTTACATATTCTAAGAATACAATGCACAGGCTTTTGTGAACAGGTTTTACTGTGTGTATAAACAATCCAAAGAGATATCATTTCTGTTAAGATTCTGATAGATATCCAATATTGAACCTGTAATGACTTGAGAAACCAAATAATGTTTGAATCATATAATTTTCTTGTCACGACTCGATCACAAATAGATGGATCGACCCTGTTCTTTTTCATCATAAGCTCAATAATATCGACTTACAGAATTTCTATTTCAACTGAATTTAGCTAAAAGGGGAGCTGTTGAGAACTTATGTGCACTCTCATGTAGCTAGCTAGCGACGTTCATGCTCTGCCTGCATTATCGATCGATCGATCCCTTTGATGATAAGAACTGTCCTCAACACGTTTACAGTTACCCTGGCCTCGGCGTGCCCTCTCCTCCGGCCACTTATGCACGTTAACAAAACATGTTTTCTGAGTGACATGCGTTGCTGCACCTTCTTTATTCAAAGAAGACCCCGTATATACACTATACATTCAAAATTACAAATGGAAGAACTCATCATTCCTTGAGATATATCCATATCTAGCTAGATAAATGTTATCATCTCTTTGATCCATCTAATCTGGTCTTGTTCTGTTTTACATTGATTGATTACGTCATAATCCGGAGCGAGCTAGTCTGGCCTGACAATCGACATCCAAATTTACATGTACAAAATTTTATGTACAGTGGACGATTTCCACCTCTGTATGTCGATGGTAACTCCAAATTTAAGTGtttgggctttagggttttgggCCAATGGCCTAAATTCATTTCTCTTGCTATTTCTTTTTGGAGCTTCCCTTGGATTTTTTGATGATATATCCGTTGACTAGTTTTGATGTACACAAATTACATTGGATATGCGGATTTACTAATTGATTGTTTTAGTTTTGAACATCATATAGGTCGAGGTTTTTTTcatgctttattttatttttagtcaCTTAAAATAAGTGTGCAATAATGTCTATAATGACATCTACTTGCTAGGGCTCTGTACCTCGTTTAGGCCAAGCAGACATTACAGTTTATTGTTGAGAGGACTTAGATTTTGGTGTATGTATTTTCCAGGCGGTGACTCAGTAAAGTTGTGTGATTATATGAATATTCATTTTcccaaaaaagaaaacttaaaagttaaaatgtATATCTATATATTTGTCATAATAATCCTCATAATATATACTTTTTTCGTGAATAAGTGAGGTCTTGGTAGTCTTCAGGCAAAAATCGACCAGAAATTGCAATGTACATCTCTGATGACAATGAGGAAAGCTTGGACACTAGCACTAAGATGGACAAGGATGAGGACCTTGAGAGagttgagaggaagaagaaagatggGGGGTCATTGCTGAGAAGGAGAGTGTACGTGAAGGAATTTGAGGCTAAGAGTCTAAGGCAGCTGAAGAAACTGCTGAAAAAACAACTGAATATTGGGGACAGTAAGGACACCAAGATGGCAGAGAAGCCAAGAATTGCCCTTAGTGAAGTACCAGAGAACCAAATGGCTGTCAAGGAAAACTGAATACAGAAAGAGAGTGATAGCTAGCAGCTTTAGTTGAGAGGGTGAGCTTCAAGGTGTTGGGGTTCAAACCTTGGTTTGCCCTGCTTAGATTTTCTTgttgttctttcttttcatgTTCAAATGGGCAAGTCTTTCGACATTGTTCAATTTCGGTCATAGTGGTGGCAAGCTACTTGAGTAATAATGTAGTAAGCTCACTGATGGTGGCTTGGAAGTTGTTAAACATGTCAAATTTGCTTATTGATAATACTATCAAATTTTACACAtcttagctctctctctctctctctctctctctctctctgtgcttAATAAGCAACAGTTTCATTTCTGGAAAAATAACAGGTCAAACCTGGAATGCACCAGGAAAATCCTACCCTGCAGATGATGCTTTCTAATGGGGCACCAAGGCTACAGCAAATAATGTTTTCCTGATGTAGTAGGCCACCACATGGATTTCCTCCTCCAAT
Protein-coding regions in this window:
- the LOC133715767 gene encoding uncharacterized protein LOC133715767 — its product is MDFHTLTRKALQALCKQNGIPANITNVAMADSLSALQHVEGLEELLNQSPEKVMIGSASVSRTAARTTTRRKAVNEEPESSQPLTRTTRRAATKKTVVEEVDQEKTEVPPKTPAAPSTRRRAPAASARQKTETLTETTSVQRAYSTRRSVRLLGKTMANMSLDKDNTMTSSIDELSADTMDCSEQSESSVVKGSDTQTVSEGTSNGLDASEVSSELKSNGQVVDESLLKESRMDVTEDGSMQKSGMESEMSAPKSASDVIMISEVMGESNEESSAEDKEPHCEGAQDLVVAKDSDHVAAVQSALPQEVNEPPSAVKTVEPTSLTLSSTPTKSPASKSSDVNVAATVIEPKEAPKAEALGDYSGKFDFESGSSTEGDSEDEGTEDEAVAEASYELQDNMNDTREANEEEDSDYESTEGESSEEEDSDDDITEEESSEDEAVADKPEKQSAQKSLIVENAGANMSEAAEVAKAEVFATMTKTFSPLPVNLATQFPRPTSAKSSGKKRPEIAMYISDDNEESLDTSTEMDKDEDLEGVEMKKKDEVIAEKESVKEFEAKSLRQLKKLLKKQLNIGDSKDTKVAEKPRIALSEVPENQMAVKEN